A single genomic interval of Eurosta solidaginis isolate ZX-2024a chromosome 3, ASM4086904v1, whole genome shotgun sequence harbors:
- the LOC137244523 gene encoding uncharacterized protein: MILRGKYEFVVLSMIFEPAFDAIRPHICMKRDKKTPRSSITHIRDWLNQIVVGEKSKLPLNSSFRFSQWRIFSGDAKLFTYDGVRFDRITVFMGEDSNYWMFYQHASINRRIEGSSRIPLKFCGCCLNHQYVKIMEVIKRDCLTKPGVY; encoded by the exons ATGATACTAAGAGGCAAATATGAGTTTGTGGTATTAAGCATGATATTTGAACCAGCTTT TGATGCCATCCGTCCTCATATATGTATGAAGCGAGATAAAAAAACACCGAGATCTTCTATAACACATATTCGAGACTGG ttGAACCAGATTGTAGTAGGAGAAAAGTCAAAACTACCACTTAATTCAAGTTTTCGATTTTCACAATGGCGTATTTTTTCTGGCGATGCCAAGCTATTTACCTATGATGGTGTAAGGTTTGATAGAATCACAGTTTTTATGGGAGAGGATTCAAATTATTGGATGTTCTACCAACATGCGTCTATCAATCGCCGTATAGAAGGAAGCTCTCGAATACCACTAAAATTTTGCGGCTGTTGCTTAAATCATCAATATGTCAAGATAATGGAAGTCATAAAAAGAGATTGTTTAACTAAACCAGGTGTGTATTAA
- the LOC137244521 gene encoding RNA-binding protein 28 — protein MFETGKEEQNTNENVETKSNRKRRNPFNTQQRKDEKDRRQKKKARIIVRNISYKAKEDSFRKHFGQWGEIEELNILQRPDGKLVGCAFVQYANVNSASKAILRGNKQEFLGRPLYIDWAIGKNDYINKKKEENAEYSGDKKSKLEPKVEAEESETNGNIKEEDEDESCSGEENRDGDTNTNAMENDNQSSVSDEDKDKPKMKIDHIKKEKHVSNDVQNGCTIFIKNVPFDATETELRKVFRKFGPLYYAIINREQISGHSKGSAFVKFKSKESADLCLHSGGEVTLMDQLLEPYPALSREEVKCQKLQSSNKNVKKDSRNLYLAREGLIMTNSKSAEGVSASDMTKRHKLEKMKTQVLKNLNRFVSRNRLSIHNLPVNYDNERLKQIVIANTGFRPHECRVMRENKITPEHPKGKSKGFGFMSFSTHQEALIALRKLNNNPSIFGVQHRPIVGFSIEDRAVETIKEKRKQKSKINNPTFQEKLKKKKDIKNLKKQGKLLKNRNNIQSEDKDKLKVHLKKLEESRIFKTSIQAKQPVTEEFENFVGTAAKHGSMIRMRSNKKIQEQAQEHRKNVKANKRKEKAKKNRQIHLTERKSIDRPKQGKKVERDDLEHLVNKYKRMIDSQGNMGGEKAQKEEQKQKRTKWYTE, from the exons ATGTTTGAAACGGGGAAAGAGGAACAAAATACGAATGAAAATGTAGAAACTAAATCAAATAGGAAGCGGAGGAATCCTTTCAACACACAGCAACGTAAGGACGAGAAGGATAGACGGCAAAAGAAAAAGGCACGAATCATTGTCAGGAATATAAGTTATAAAGCCAAAGAAGATTCATTTCGAAAGCATTTTGGCCAGTGGGGTGAAATCGAAGAATTGAATATTTTACAACGCCCGGATGGCAAATTAGTTGGCtgtgcatttgtacaatatgctAATGTAAATAGTGCATCGAAAGCAATTTTAAGGGGAAACAAGCAAGAGTTTCTCGGCCGTCCATTATACATCGATTGGGCTATAGGAAAAAATGATTATATTAACAAGAAAAAAGAAGAGAATGCAGAATATTCAGGTGACAAAAAATCTAAACTAGAGCCAAAAGTTGAAGCAGAAGAATCTGAAACAAATGGTAACATTAAAGAGGAG GACGAAGATGAAAGTTGTTCAGGCGAAGAAAACCGCGACGGCGATACAAACACTAATGCCATGGAAAATGATAATCAATCGTCAGTTtcagatgaagataaagataaaccgAAAATGAAAATTGATCATATTAAGAAGGAAAAACATGTATCAAACGACGTTCAAAATGGATgtactatttttataaaaaatgttccATTCGATGCGACAGAAACAGAATTGCGGAAGGTATTTCGGAAATTTGGACCTTTATATTATGCAATTATAAATCGCGAGCAAATTTCCGGCCACTCAAAGGGAAGTgcttttgttaaatttaaaagtaaagaatCTGCAGATTTATGCCTACATAGTGGTGGCGAAGTTACCCTAATGGATCAATTACTTGAACCATACCCAGCTCTAAGTAGAGAAGAAGTCAAATGTCAAAAACTTCAAAGTtccaataaaaatgtaaaaaaagatTCTCGCAATTTATATTTAGCTAGAGAAGGGTTAATTATGACTAATTCTAAATCAGCTGAAGGGGTATCTGCCTCTGACATGACTAAACGACACAAACTCGAGAAAATGAAAACTCAGgtcttgaaaaatttaaatag ATTTGTTTCTCGAAATCGCTTGTCTATACATAATTTGCCTGTTAATTATGATAACGAACGGCTTAAACAAATCGTTATAGCAAACACTGGATTCAGACCACATGAATGTAGGGTTATGAGGGAAAATAAAATTACACCAGAACATCCAAAAGGAAAATCCAAAGGTTTTGGATTTATGTCCTTTAGCACACACCAGGAAGCTTTAATCGCGTTGAGGAAACTTAATAACAATCCATCAATCTTTGGAGTCCAACAT CGTCCAATTGTAGGTTTTAGTATTGAGGATCGAGCAGTGGAGACAATTaaggaaaaaagaaaacaaaaatcaaaaattaataatcctacgtttcaagaaaaattaaagaagaaaaaagatataaaaaacttgaaaaaacagGGAAAGCTGCTTAAAAATCGGAACAATATTCAAAGTGAAGATAAGGACAaactaaaagtacatttaaaaaaattagaggaATCGCGAATTTTTAAGACATCTATACAAGCCAAACAACCCGTTACTGAGGAGTTTGAGAACTTTGTGGGTACTGCTGCAAAACATGGCTCAATGATTCGTATGCgctcaaataaaaaaattcaggAGCAAGCCCAGGAGCATCGAAAGAATGTAAAAGCGAATAAACGTAAAGAgaaggcaaaaaaaaatcgcCAAATACATTTAACCGAACGAAAATCAATTGATAGACCAAAACAGGGGAAAAAGGTAGAACGAGATGATTTAGAACATCTGGTAAACAAATATAAACGCATGATTGACAGTCAAGGCAATATGGGCGGAGAAAAAGCGCAAAAGgaagagcaaaaacaaaaacggaCTAAATGGTACACGGAATAA
- the LOC137246729 gene encoding protein transport protein Sec24C-like — translation MPNPISVIIENQNSAGGAFITNEQGLLPPLVTTKYVVEVQGNSSPRYVRSSLYCIPATADLLKTTALSITLTASPMARTDEGEYEPPIINFGELGAIRSNRCKAQ, via the exons atgccaaatccgataagcgttatcattgaaaatcaaaatagcgctggtggtgcttttattactaatgaacagggtttattaccaccattggtgaccacaaaatatgtcgTAGAAgttcagggtaactcctcgccacgttacgttag gtcgtctttgtattgcatacctgcaacagctgatttattaaaaacaacagctttgtccattacacttaccgcctcaccaatggcacgaacggatgagggtgaatatgagccacccattataaattttggtgaattgggtgcaattagatctaatcgttgcaaggctcaatag
- the LOC137244526 gene encoding uncharacterized protein isoform X2, producing the protein MEVEEISENKIATNDKAPERGFLIIFQLRHLVTKLYSNANSNVRLMKGLWLWKKCVIKQHPILTAHYLSTYIARTRIWLKKMLKSAAPMETILKSLVNKFHFRIGW; encoded by the exons atggaagttgaggaaatatctgaaaataag atcgctacgaacgacaaagcacccgaaagaggattccttataatttttcaactaaggcatcttgtgacgaaactatattcgaatgccaacagcaacgtacgtctgatgaaaggtttatggctttggaaaaaatgtgtgataaaacagcatccgatcctgacagcacactatttaagtacatacatagcgagaacaaggatatggctaaagaagatgctaaaaagcgcagcgccgatggaaactattttaaaatcccttgtaaacaag ttccatttccgtattggatggtaa
- the LOC137244526 gene encoding uncharacterized protein isoform X1, whose product MEVEEISENKIATNDKAPERGFLIIFQLRHLVTKLYSNANSNVRLMKGLWLWKKCVIKQHPILTAHYLSTYIARTRIWLKKMLKSAAPMETILKSLVNKAPSNASSQ is encoded by the exons atggaagttgaggaaatatctgaaaataag atcgctacgaacgacaaagcacccgaaagaggattccttataatttttcaactaaggcatcttgtgacgaaactatattcgaatgccaacagcaacgtacgtctgatgaaaggtttatggctttggaaaaaatgtgtgataaaacagcatccgatcctgacagcacactatttaagtacatacatagcgagaacaaggatatggctaaagaagatgctaaaaagcgcagcgccgatggaaactattttaaaatcccttgtaaacaag GCACCTTCGAATGCATCGTCTCAATAA